The Myripristis murdjan chromosome 6, fMyrMur1.1, whole genome shotgun sequence sequence cttttctcaccactctctcctccagctACACTTAAAAGTGCTTTGGCACAGAAGATGTACTTAGGTCCACTTGGATCAATTTTCTTATCAGCAGACTAAGATAGGAAGCCATAATACAACACTTGGACCCTCCATGTAACTGTGAGGTACAGCAAATTGTCAAATGTTGTTTCTATTTTCTCTAAAGGCCTGTTAGCATTTCAAAGTTATTAGAGTTTGCTGATAGCATAACTTAGCTTAATATGTAAAAACTGACATCACTGACTAACAGAAGctcaaaatataatttaaaacttGCTTCACAAATTactgctctgtgtgtatatgaataCAGTGTAACTAATATAGCGTAATGGTGACTCACCCAACGCACTCTGCTACACGCCGCATTGACTCCTGGGATACAAACACATGGCAGGCAAATCTGTTCAGCATGGGGTGCTTAGTAATGAAGCCAAAGTAGctgcagaaagaagaaaacagcatGATGCAACCAGTCAGTTGTTGCTCCCTCCACactgaacagcagcaacagagaaaaCCTGTGTGTTCGTTTACCAGTTGTTCCTTGGATGGCATCCACAGAATGAGATGTTCTTCATCTGGAAGAAGTGACTACATCTGTCATACTGGAAATTGTAGAGGCAGGGAAGAAGGGAGACAGGTTAATATTTGTAATGGAGTCTGCTCCGACTAGGTCTGCCTGCAACAGCTACATCGACTGTTTATGTTAAACCCCATTCCCTACATCCACACATCCTTTTCATTCAGCCTGCAAGAACAGGACTGCTTGGCAAAGAAGTCTTAATACTGTATTCATGCccttctgttgtgttttggtatACAGTGAGTTGCATTGTGCTGACTGTTCACTTTTCAACTATGCCTGCATAATGACTGTTCAAAATAGATTTTCTGACAGGGAGCAGGGAGGCATTGTGCATCCAAAAACCTGCTTTGCACAAATGGCAGGACAATGAAAAAGAATAAACCCACACAGAAGCAGAtcattaaccccttgaactctgatttttccttaaatttccccttaagtggcttcaaaattttggaaaaaaagaatatatccAAAAAATATCCAAGTTGTGCAATGGCACGCATATTCTTATTCTGCAGGTTGCAGCACTTCACTACAGCTATATCATGtttattttgggtgaaatattcaaTCCAAAGATGCCATAGTGTTATGGCTGCttcattacatcaaatagaaaataactAGATGTCTTATGTATCATTTTCTAAAcaaattttcctgtaatttagAAAGCTTCACCACTATGCAGCCAGCATCTGTAATGACAAAGGTGACAAAGGGACTTACAGGGCTGAAGATACTTATGTGGAATAATGCACcatttgattcattcattcattcattcattggcCCTCACCTCATCAAGAGTATCATATTCATCCTCCAGGCTCATGATCAGTTTAACTCCTTGCAAGCTTATCTCCAACTCACACAGAGAAGGCGGTCGCACATGTACCGTCCGTTTCCTCGATATTGCAATctaacacacagaaaatgtgtttttgttaaaacaTGCATGTTTCACAGTGCATTTGTATCTTTGCATGTGTGACTATCAGTACGATTTGCTGTTTTCCACTTCGCTTACCTTCTGCATGGCAGCACAGAGAATGCCATTGCCTTGGTGATAAGGTACCTCTACAGAACCCAAGAACTGAACACTGAAAGTCTCAATCCATGCTGGGTTCCTCTTCACCCCTACAAGATGCAGTATATGTGAGCATGCCATATGAGATTTGTCTCTCACAGATAATCTGAAAAGCCACCTAAAATTTGCAGTTTCAAtcaagagaaaaacaagcaagcCTCCTTGCACTCACCCATCAGCTCTTTCGACTGGCCTATGACCTCGTGCGCATAGAAGGCAGGGAAAATGCCCCTCTCTCCCGTCCGCATGTTGTAACCTCTGTACCAGtagtcatcctcctcctcctctacatACAAAGGATCATCCACGTCAAGCTCAAGCTCATCTGCATGTCTGGGAATGAACCTGCAGAGGGCAGCAAAGAGAGTAGGGAAATAAAATCAATGAAAGCCATCTCCATTACAAATCATACCACATCCTTCCATGATATCCTTACAGCTGAAGCGGTTTGAGCACTGAGTTGAACCAGTGGACTACTCTTGGTGGATAAGTAGTGTAAGAATCCTGCAGGCCTGTGTtaatataatcaaatataataaaagCTAATCAAACAGCAGGCAGCGATCCAGAGAAATATAGTGGATGTGTGGGGAGAGAGTGGACACAGGAATATAAATGATGTCATGGGTGATTCAGTTACTGAAAGAGGGCAATGCCAGAGGGATAACAAACTCATACATACCCAGCATGTACCTGGTTACAAATGAATCATGTGTGGATCTCATACAAATGTAGATCTCactcacagccacacacataaCTCacccacagacagacacaggtgGTGGCTGTGTCACTGCCACTCTGCCACAGCTCTAAGAGCACAACGGTACCTGGGACACCTTCCCTTCTCTCTAACATTATTAGTCATTCACCATGGCTGCATGGTCACCACAGCACACTGAAAACAATGATAGCTTCAAGGCATGCTGTGTTTATCTACACATGGACCTGGTTAAAAACTCTGTCATGATATCACCAAATGTCAATTACAAAAGTGCCAGTATTACTTTTTGCATTTGTTATctttaatcatttttatcattactgtgttttgctgtaatTATGTGACACAGCTCCCATAATACAATGTATTATTGATAGCAACATCTTACCTGTAGACTGCCCTATGTGTCTGGTCCCTTTCCTCTCCATTGATGGTACAGGAGAAAAGTCCGAAGGACTCTGTGCCTACACAGGAGAGGGACATAGACTGTGAGGTGACTAACACCAACAAGGCTGACTCAGTGCCCTGAAAACTTCCTttttcaaatcaagtcaaaaGTTAAACATcctacataaacataaaaataagtCATTAATTCCCAGGTGttgctttatttctgttttttttttttttaacctgttggGGAAACTTTCTCTGGGACAGTCAAAATAATGGCTAAAATTGATTTGTCAAAAAAGACATGGCTATGAAAGCCCAGATAATAAGCCTTTAATtatgcaaatcaccattcaTTAGAGATGTGAATCTCTAAGTGAGTACACTGATTGATGAAGCAGAGCCCTCCCATGGGTCTTGTGTGGGCTCCCTACCAGATTTAGCTCACGTTTTCATGCATCATGCTGACACTGCTGAGCTAATTCCCGTTCTGTATTGGTAATATAAAGGAAAATGATGCCTCTTGGCTTAAACCTATAGAGCCACCTCTCATTATGCAAGCTGATGTGATGTCTTGTGTCTAAAATGGCTGCTTGAGTGACTTTCTAAGTTTTCCAATGTCGGAGTGTTCCTAGTGTTTCACTTACTGGAGGAACGGGAGGTGCTGTTGACAAAGACATTGAGGAACTTCTTTGAGAAAGGCAAGTCAGCCTCAGGGGAGGAGTCctcagaggagctgaggagtTCTGGCCTCACCCCCTCATCACCGTGGTCGTAGTCCGCCTCTCCCGTCTCTAAAGGTTCCTCATCACAGAGCGTGGAGAGCTCGCTGTCATCACTCAAAACAGAGGTGCACCTTAAGAGAAAAATTGTATAATCTTGTCAGTTATACATCTAAACTTAAAGCTAGAGTACCCCTAGTGTGATTTTCTAAGTCTCACTCAAATGTAAGCGCTCAtaaaatgtcttatttattcattcattctttcattcattctttaaaaGTTTCATAAAATGGGTGCTAAACCAATAGAGAGGATTATTTCTGCATATTTTAAGGACCAATGGAAGAAGTACTTATGTTTACAATTATAACACGATTATTTCAGCATATACACTTATGACAGTGGTTATGCTGTCCATTCCAGGGCATACCTTCTGAGGCTGACCAATTCTAGAGTGGTATTTTCATCCACCACCAATGTGTACTTCATGGAGTCATAGGCCAATCCTTCATCGTCATTCTGCTGCCTCAGAGCGAGGTCTTTCTCACACAGTGGGAGGTCCTGGTCAGACAGGGGATGGTTATGCACACTCTCATCAATAGGTGGTGAACTATCAAGATAGTCACTACTCCTGTAGGACGACTGTTTCCTCAAGCTGCCCACAAATGGAGAAgagtcctcctcttcctcctcttcatcattgTCTGTGGAGTAAGTGAGGCTGAAGCAGCGGTTGGTCTGGGTGGTGGGGATGTCCAGTGTCAGGCTGTGTTTGACCTCGGTGATGCGCTCAAGAGAGGCTGAGGAGCGACTTGTCGGCCTGGGCTCTGTCTCTCGTCCTTCGTCCTTGTCGCTGACCACACTCTCACTCAGGCTGGGTGAGTCCAGttcctttcttccctccagCATCATCAAGTCGTTATTAGGCTCTATGGCATCCTCGTCTTCgtcttcctcctttcttctgGAGTTTTTGGATGGTTTGTTTGTAAAGTTCTTCTCGGAGTCTTTTGTAGTATAGGAGTGGTTGCAATCTGTGGTTCCCCTTCCATTGTTTACACAGCGCTCCACAATCACTGGAGTTATGGTGTCACCAGTTGGGTTGCTCATATACAGACAGGGGCCAAACCTTTCATTGCATTCAACAGATTCTTCTTTTGGTGGCTCTGTATTCTTGCCCCTCTCTCCTGTTTCCATCCTATCCCTTCttaaacctttattttcctTGTCATCCTCATCCGATCCCTCTATCCCTGATCTCTTCAATTGATCCTCATCAATGAACCCATCTCCCTCAATGTCTGAGGATGGTGAGATGGTATCAGACACAGACAGCTTCCTCTTGAAGCACTCTTCAGGACAGCTGATTGGGTAAGAGCCCTCTGAGATCATCTTATTGACTAAGTTGCTAAGCAGCCAGGGTGAATCTGAGTTCTCACTCAGCTCATCTTCACTCTCTGACTCTGAGTCTCCCTCACTGGTTCCATCATAATCATCAGAACTGGGCATTAGCCTAGGTCCCACTGGCAGATAGAAAGAACGTTTGAAGCTCTCCAGGCTGTGGTCTGGTTCTATCTGCAGCACCATCTGTCTGGACAGGCTGTCCTCACAGCGCTGGGCTGGAGGCAGAGTTTCATCTGGGTCAGCCTGGTGCTCATAGGACATCTCATCATCCACATTCTGCAGCCCCATCAGAGCCTGACCGTCATCATAGGGCTCTGGGGGCAGGATGGGCGAGTCAACAGGCGATGGGGTTGCTAGAGTGGGCGATGGCAAAGGTGAGGGAGATGGGAGAGGAGACCCTTCTTTGATTGGGTCAGGCTGGCCCAGGAGCAGAGAAGCTTTCAGTCCGACAATGCCACTGTCCTGCTCTAACTCTGTGTCTGGATCCAGTTCCTGGTCTGATGTAGGAGAACTGGCCTCCTCAATGGAGTTGGTGAGATGAGAAGAGCGTCCACTGCTACTGTCATCACTAGTGAGGTCTAGCTCCGTCTCTGAGATGGAGGAGATCATGTTGGAGACCAGAGGTCCTCCGCAAGCAAATGCTGCCTCCAGTTCCCCTTCAATGTCAGAGTCAGACCCTGGAGAGCTcaggtcctggtcctggtctgAAGTCTCATATCCTCGTTTGGCATTCATATCTGCTATCCCTGGGTCTGAGGAGGGAGAGTTGGAGTCATGTCCTGGTGCTTCAATGGCTGAAGCTGCCAGGACATCTGAACAATTGGAGTGGTCTGGAGCATCAGAGCGACTGGAGGACACATAGCTGGAAAAGGAGGCAGGCTCTGAAGGCTCAATGGAGGGGAACTCCACATATGATGAGCCCTGATTCTCCTTACACACCATATCATAGGTCTCCTTACACATGAACTCCACCTCAAAGTCTTTCTCCAGCTCTTCGTCAGACAAAGGTGTGTCAGCACCGTCATTGGCTCCAATGGGTGCAGTGGACGACAAGCAGCGACTGGTTCCATCTGGGTCTAGGTCGTTCTCTGGATCCATACCTGACTCGCTGGTGACTGTGTAGGTGTCATTGGCACGCCGGTTTGAGTGTTTGCGGTTGTGGTCACTGTTAAGGTCATGGTCCACCTCTGTGTCTGAACACTGGGAGTGCTCATCTACAGAGGGTACTCTTGATGTTTGGATTGGAGGGTCACCCTTGGaatcagtgacatcagcagAGCACGGGTGGGACTTGTGTTGACCAAATGAACCTGCGTAGAGAAACAGGATGGAGGTGAAGGAACAAGAACATGGATGAGGGAGACaaagatgcagaaaatgcaaAACGAGAAAGAAGACATGTAAGAAGAGTCAAGAGGGAATGCGtgttttaacataaaaacaaagaaaatatcagATTAGGATGCAGGAAACGAGAAGACATTCAGCAGGCAATAAAAAATAGGTTCACCTAAGTTCATTGTCAGCGACGAAAGTATGGATGATGAACAAGTAACATTCTATAGATATAGAGTTCAGCAAACTATCCACAATTAGAAATACATTCAGTTGCTTCCCGTAAATATATTgttcaacttgtttttttgaGAGTCAACACAATGTTTTGCTGAACTTATATATCATTTAATTAGCCTagttcacatcacatcacttcatttcacatcacaacactacacaacactTATGTTAATGGGATGAGCTCTGATCTTGGGAGGGTCGGCCATTTTGTTACCGTATTCGGGCCTCTCCCGCCTGTTGCCCTCCATGTCGCAGAGGAGGGGCCTGTGAGGGGACTGGGGGCGCCCACCCTCCCCTGTCTGTTTTGGGGGAGTACCTTTGCTCTGGGACCCAGGTGCTTGGGACAGTGGAGAGGCTGGGCATTGGCCTGTCACATGGCTGCCATCCTCAAGACATGAGTGAGTTGGAGACAGACGAcctgaaaacagagcagatatTTACTGTAGTTTTATATTGTGTTCACAATGTCACAaagaaaacttgttttttttttttttgtttttttttttaaagacactcAAAATGTGGTAAAATCCAGAATGATGTCCTGTAGTTATCTCAAACCCAGTCCCGCTGAGTCCCCTTTCCtacaggtttttgttccagttcTACTCATGACTTTTTCACCAATACAGTTAGGGgctacacacatttatacagaCATTGTTCAGGTGAATCtctttcaaccaatcagaattgAACTGTATTCATGTAATTATGACCATGGTCATGCCAATCAAGGATCTTTGAACTGAATTAATTATACAGCGCCCCTTGAACCAATCAGTATAATTTTCACAATGCTGGAACAGCACTGTGAAATTTGCGTCTCAGTTATCATGTGTAATAACAAAAGAATAATTGAATAATAATGGGTTCCTCACCCAATTTTATTGTGGCTGATAATCGCTTAACTTGTCCTCACCTTGTGAAGCAGGATTGCGTAAAGAGTCCTGCCAGCTTCCTTTCTTTGGAGATAGACTACTGTTGTTGTTCAATGAATCctggtgaggagagagagggtggaatTAAACAAGCATGTATGGGACCATTAGATAGTGGAGACACTGTATTTTAGGGTTTCTTCTAGGCTGCGTACCTGTGACACAGCAGTGGTGAGGTTAAGTGTAGTGGGTCTGCTCTTTAGAGTGCCAAGGGtcggggaggggggaggggaagcTGAGGGTGAGGGGGGTGCATCAGGGtcaacctcctcttcctcctcctcctcatcatcatcctcatcctcatcatcaatCATCTCAAACTCCTGGAAGTCATCCTGGAAGGAGCAGACTGGGTGGTGCATCTCATTCTTCTCCAGGATGAGAGAGTCCTaatgaggggagagagaaaaaaaaaatatatatatatataaaaagatatatatatatatatatatatatatatatagagagagagagagagagagagagagagagagagagagagagagagagaagtgggaaTCAGTGTAGGGCAGAGATATAAAGGGATGCTCTCTGTTTCGCACACGGTCAGCAGATTTCAAAGGATAGCCATATTACTGAAGCATCTTTGGCTCTGACAGCAGAGGAGAATCTACTGAGGAAAGAGTGAACAAGCACTCTTTCATCCATTGTGTACCACTGTTGTTATTTAAAACCTGATGTACCAGATGTATTCTTTCTGATAGAAGAATACCAGGAGAGCTCAGATGGACAGCATGCAACACAGCACAGTGTATGGTAACcctatggctttgtaacctcaaaatatgtttaattttcataattttttttaaaaaattaaacattatttcATGAATTTAAAAGATTTCAGTCGTATATTCAGGTTTTAAGGTCACAGAGTTGTAAACACTCAAAAAATCATAATGCCTCACACGACACGCCTCGGTCAAGTCCATCCATCTCTGCCTCTGGGGGCTGACCGCTGAATGAGGACATGTTCTGTCAGAAAGTGCAAGATGCATTTTCACCCAAAACACTTCCTGGAATACATTCTGAAAAGTCCGACTCCATCTTTCACATGGACCTTTGTGGTTAAAAACTATGTGACCCTTAAGATCAAGATGTTTTTATAGGTCAAATGTTAAGCGTTAACTCTCACTTTAATTATACAGTGGTGGGTTGTAAACcaaggaagcacacacacacacatacgcacatgtGTGCGAAAATCAAATCACTGCAGTAGGGTAGGGCTCAGGTGTATTACCCACTCTGCAACTGAGTGCATATAAACAGTCAGAGTAGATTCTGCTGATGTCTTACTTTCTGCAGGCTAAagatttgcatgtgtgtgtgtgtgtgtgtgtgtgtgtgtgtgtgtgcgtgtgtgcgcacgcCCGCAAAAGACCATGAAGCTAAGTATAGCCTTCAGCACTGTTTTAGACACCTCACTGTGAAAGGATAAAGGTGAAAAGTAGGAATCAGTAAAGGCACTTAATACCAACTAACCCAGAGAGGAAccatgcagagagaggaagaatggaGTCGCTTTGAGGGTGGACTGctcagaggagaaagaagacctaacatggagagagaaggaatgagCATGTGAAAGATGAGGATGAAAGACAAAGGTAGGGTGGGCAGAGAAATGGGAGTGGATCAATAAGACCTCTCATATTTCAGCTGGTTTACAGGAAAGAGGTGCACTAAATGATTTGGATGTCTTACAGACCACATCTgcatctgtgtgggtgtgtgtgtgtgactgtgtgaagcCTCCATGTCCATCAGCCCGATACAAGATGATGAAGTGGTTCTCTTGAGGCTACGGCTGAAcgatatggttaaaaaaaaaagtttcactgCAATTAAATTACAGATAATGTGATTGTGATCacaattttagtaggaatgataatttttacatcataattttcatttttcattgaaaaattCTGTTTGCATGATTGGAAGTTATCACTATATTGACAtgtatgattccagtgaataatttccagtgaAAAACATGTCTTCACTATTGTTACAGAGGTTTACAGAGGACTGATAGAGAGTTTTGTCTCAATAAGCtaaatatcagcaaaaccaatGAACTTGAGGTGGACTACCAGAGGAACAGGAGCCCCCATGTCCTGGTTGTCACCAGAACagtgaaaatgctgagttaTGATGTTAAATAATGACCATATATGTGTCTTTGCAGAATATTATGATGTCCCAGTGAAGCTGACCTTTGGCCTTTTACACATAAAATGTGatcacttcatcattttatcctattAGGCAATTGTGTGAAACTGTCATAATTAGAGGCCAAAAACATGCTTTGTGAGGTCatagtgaccttgacctttgaccttgacCACCAAATTTGTATCAGTTCATTGTTGAGTCCAAGTGGACGCTTGTAACAAATTTGGAGAAATTCCTCCAAGGCGGTCCTATCACGTTCATTAGAATGGGACATATGCCACCCAAAAACATAATTCCCCCTGCCACAGCTGCCACCGCATAAAAAATTGCAGttcctgcaatttggatattgcacttggccatattgcgattttcatattttgattaATAGCTCAGCTCTATTTGAGCCTGAAAAAACCCTTTGTACTCTTGAGCACACACCTAGAACTGCTAGCTAAGCatggaagaaaagaaataaatttgactACTGTGTTTATGACTGACTGCTACGAAGCACAGTCATTCATACTGAGAAATGTAACAGATTAGCTGCAGTTTATGACAATGTTTCTTTAGCGGATATTCATTAAAATTGCTCCAGTAGTCCAGAGATTCTTTTATCATTATTCAAATCAATGAAGGCTACaatatgagcaaaaaaaaagcaacagctccatctctgcctcATGCAGCCACCATTGAATTCGACAGTGTGAGAGCACAGGGATTGGATTCTCTGCTTTGCATTTTGAACAGCACagcactttctctgtctctccaacCCAGCCTTTTAATGGAGGCATCAAAGCCGACCCTCTCACCCACCTGACACAATACTGCTGATGCCTGGTAAAGCCTCTTAATGCCATAGCAACAAAAATCAACACTCAATCTACAGACATGTGCACATCAACCAGAGTACACGTGAACGCACCGCATCTACCTCCCTGTGATTTTGCTGTCGATGTGTGAGGAGATGTTTTCTAATTTACCATAATGAGTCATGCATTGTGTGATATGCTGTGTAATCTATCATTATCTGTAAGTAGATAAGCATTGACAGTTCGGCGTCTACTGTTGCAGCATTTCCAGCTCTCTAATCTCAAAGTGGCCTGCTATAATACATAATTTGGGATTGATGACCTATAATCCCTCGGCAGTGTAAACATGGAGAAATCCGAGGCAAGGTCATGAAAAAGTCAGATCTCCCTGAGAGAATAATTTAAAGACAACTTTTAGCTGGGCCACCTGACCAGCAGGAAGGCAGGGTGAGAAAGGAAGTGGGAGCGACTACAACTAAGAGTGTTGTCTCCTGGTTAGAATCAATCTC is a genomic window containing:
- the mapk8ip2 gene encoding C-Jun-amino-terminal kinase-interacting protein 2 isoform X2; the encoded protein is MADRAEMFSLSTFHSLSPPGCRPAHDISLEEFDDEDLSEITDDCGIGLNYDSDPYEKDSLILEKNEMHHPVCSFQDDFQEFEMIDDEDEDDDEEEEEEEVDPDAPPSPSASPPPSPTLGTLKSRPTTLNLTTAVSQDSLNNNSSLSPKKGSWQDSLRNPASQGRLSPTHSCLEDGSHVTGQCPASPLSQAPGSQSKGSFGQHKSHPCSADVTDSKGDPPIQTSRVPSVDEHSQCSDTEVDHDLNSDHNRKHSNRRANDTYTVTSESGMDPENDLDPDGTSRCLSSTAPIGANDGADTPLSDEELEKDFEVEFMCKETYDMVCKENQGSSYVEFPSIEPSEPASFSSYVSSSRSDAPDHSNCSDVLAASAIEAPGHDSNSPSSDPGIADMNAKRGYETSDQDQDLSSPGSDSDIEGELEAAFACGGPLVSNMISSISETELDLTSDDSSSGRSSHLTNSIEEASSPTSDQELDPDTELEQDSGIVGLKASLLLGQPDPIKEGSPLPSPSPLPSPTLATPSPVDSPILPPEPYDDGQALMGLQNVDDEMSYEHQADPDETLPPAQRCEDSLSRQMVLQIEPDHSLESFKRSFYLPVGPRLMPSSDDYDGTSEGDSESESEDELSENSDSPWLLSNLVNKMISEGSYPISCPEECFKRKLSVSDTISPSSDIEGDGFIDEDQLKRSGIEGSDEDDKENKGLRRDRMETGERGKNTEPPKEESVECNERFGPCLYMSNPTGDTITPVIVERCVNNGRGTTDCNHSYTTKDSEKNFTNKPSKNSRRKEEDEDEDAIEPNNDLMMLEGRKELDSPSLSESVVSDKDEGRETEPRPTSRSSASLERITEVKHSLTLDIPTTQTNRCFSLTYSTDNDEEEEEEDSSPFVGSLRKQSSYRSSDYLDSSPPIDESVHNHPLSDQDLPLCEKDLALRQQNDDEGLAYDSMKYTLVVDENTTLELVSLRRCTSVLSDDSELSTLCDEEPLETGEADYDHGDEGVRPELLSSSEDSSPEADLPFSKKFLNVFVNSTSRSSSTESFGLFSCTINGEERDQTHRAVYRFIPRHADELELDVDDPLYVEEEEDDYWYRGYNMRTGERGIFPAFYAHEVIGQSKELMGVKRNPAWIETFSVQFLGSVEVPYHQGNGILCAAMQKIAISRKRTVHVRPPSLCELEISLQGVKLIMSLEDEYDTLDEYDRCSHFFQMKNISFCGCHPRNNCYFGFITKHPMLNRFACHVFVSQESMRRVAECVGRAFQEYYQEHLEYACPTEDIYLE
- the mapk8ip2 gene encoding C-Jun-amino-terminal kinase-interacting protein 2 isoform X1 gives rise to the protein MADRAEMFSLSTFHSLSPPGCRPAHDISLEEFDDEDLSEITDDCGIGLNYDSDPYEKDSLILEKNEMHHPVCSFQDDFQEFEMIDDEDEDDDEEEEEEEVDPDAPPSPSASPPPSPTLGTLKSRPTTLNLTTAVSQDSLNNNSSLSPKKGSWQDSLRNPASQGRLSPTHSCLEDGSHVTGQCPASPLSQAPGSQSKGTPPKQTGEGGRPQSPHRPLLCDMEGNRRERPEYGSFGQHKSHPCSADVTDSKGDPPIQTSRVPSVDEHSQCSDTEVDHDLNSDHNRKHSNRRANDTYTVTSESGMDPENDLDPDGTSRCLSSTAPIGANDGADTPLSDEELEKDFEVEFMCKETYDMVCKENQGSSYVEFPSIEPSEPASFSSYVSSSRSDAPDHSNCSDVLAASAIEAPGHDSNSPSSDPGIADMNAKRGYETSDQDQDLSSPGSDSDIEGELEAAFACGGPLVSNMISSISETELDLTSDDSSSGRSSHLTNSIEEASSPTSDQELDPDTELEQDSGIVGLKASLLLGQPDPIKEGSPLPSPSPLPSPTLATPSPVDSPILPPEPYDDGQALMGLQNVDDEMSYEHQADPDETLPPAQRCEDSLSRQMVLQIEPDHSLESFKRSFYLPVGPRLMPSSDDYDGTSEGDSESESEDELSENSDSPWLLSNLVNKMISEGSYPISCPEECFKRKLSVSDTISPSSDIEGDGFIDEDQLKRSGIEGSDEDDKENKGLRRDRMETGERGKNTEPPKEESVECNERFGPCLYMSNPTGDTITPVIVERCVNNGRGTTDCNHSYTTKDSEKNFTNKPSKNSRRKEEDEDEDAIEPNNDLMMLEGRKELDSPSLSESVVSDKDEGRETEPRPTSRSSASLERITEVKHSLTLDIPTTQTNRCFSLTYSTDNDEEEEEEDSSPFVGSLRKQSSYRSSDYLDSSPPIDESVHNHPLSDQDLPLCEKDLALRQQNDDEGLAYDSMKYTLVVDENTTLELVSLRRCTSVLSDDSELSTLCDEEPLETGEADYDHGDEGVRPELLSSSEDSSPEADLPFSKKFLNVFVNSTSRSSSTESFGLFSCTINGEERDQTHRAVYRFIPRHADELELDVDDPLYVEEEEDDYWYRGYNMRTGERGIFPAFYAHEVIGQSKELMGVKRNPAWIETFSVQFLGSVEVPYHQGNGILCAAMQKIAISRKRTVHVRPPSLCELEISLQGVKLIMSLEDEYDTLDEYDRCSHFFQMKNISFCGCHPRNNCYFGFITKHPMLNRFACHVFVSQESMRRVAECVGRAFQEYYQEHLEYACPTEDIYLE